CAATCTGGGAAGAAACTTCGGACAGGCTTAAATCTCCTGCGCTCTCCCTCAGTGGTGGGCAGCAGCAAAGGCTCTGCATTGCCAGAACCCTGGCAGTAAAACCCAGAACAATTCTTTTCGATGAACCCACAAGCGCTCTTGACCCCATCTCCACTGCAAGGATTGAAGACCTGATTATGAACCTTAAAAAGGATTATACCATAGTAATTGTAACTCATAATATGCAACAGGCAGCGAGGATATCGGATTATACAGGATTTTTCCTTTCGGGGGAACTGATTGAGTTCGACCAGACTAGGCAAATTTTCCATAATCCTCAAGAAAAGAGTACTGAAGATTACATTACTGGCAGGTTTGGGTGATTGGAATGGTTCGTGAACGATACTTAGAACAGCTGGATTTACTCAAAGAATCTGTACTCTCGCTTGGAGAAATGGTTAAACTGATTTTCAGAGATTCTATGACTTCGGTTATAGACCTTGATATCGAGCTTGCCAGAAAGACCCTTGCCCTTGAGCCAGAGGTAGATAGATTTGAGGAAGAAATTGAGGCTTCTATTTTCGATCTGCTTGCCCTTCAACAGCCCATGGCTAGTGATCTGCGGCTTGTTGTATCTACTCTCAAGACCACAGCGGACCTCCGGCGGATTGTGGGATTATCAATAAATATTGCAAAAATCCCCGGAAGAATAGAAGGCGAGCATGTAAAGCCCCTTATAGATACGAGGAAAATGGCAGACATTGCCGGATTTATGCTTGAGAATTCCCTGAAAGCTTTTGAGACCCAGGATGTCGAACTTGCAAGAGCTACAGCAGCGAGGGATGAAGAGGTCGATAAGTTATTTTATGCGGTCTGGGTCGAGCTGATAGAAATGATGGCGAAAGATACGAGTATTATTTCCAGAGCCACAAATTTGCTTTTCCTGATTCGTTATCTGGAAAGAATTGCAGACCACTGCTGCAATATGTGTGAAAACGTGGTCTATCTCGCTACGGCTGAGAGAGTTAAACTGAATTAAGTAGTTTCTACCCTTTTTTCTTTTTTGCTTCTTGCTTCTATCTTTTCTTTCGTTTTTTTGATACTGAAATTTCAGTTCGTTTTTTGCTT
This region of Methanosarcina flavescens genomic DNA includes:
- the phoU gene encoding phosphate signaling complex protein PhoU, whose amino-acid sequence is MVRERYLEQLDLLKESVLSLGEMVKLIFRDSMTSVIDLDIELARKTLALEPEVDRFEEEIEASIFDLLALQQPMASDLRLVVSTLKTTADLRRIVGLSINIAKIPGRIEGEHVKPLIDTRKMADIAGFMLENSLKAFETQDVELARATAARDEEVDKLFYAVWVELIEMMAKDTSIISRATNLLFLIRYLERIADHCCNMCENVVYLATAERVKLN